One genomic region from Knoellia sp. p5-6-4 encodes:
- a CDS encoding aspartate aminotransferase family protein, translating to MTDTLTGLAGASEEQVRRDDRAHVFHSWSAQGLIDPLPIASAEGSWFTDYAGKRYLDFSSQLVNVNIGYQHPKLVAAIQEQAARMTTVSPAFANDARSEAARLIAEIAPGDLNMVFFTNGGAEANENALRMARLHTGRHKVLAAYRSYHGATAGAIALTGDPRRWPSEPGMPGVVRYWGPYPYRSAFHATTEAEEGERALQHLRDVLMVEGPQTVAAIILETVVGTNGILVPPPGYLQGVREICDEFGIVMIADEVMAGFGRCGEWFAVDRWGVTPDLITFAKGVNSGYVPLGGVVISDPIAATFSERPYPGGLTYSGHPLACASAVASIGIFREEGIIEHARTLGEEVIGPELRALAERHPSVGEVRGLGVFWALELVRDRRTREPLVPFNAAGPDAAPMNEFAAACKERGLWPFTHFNRTHVVPPCTTTADEVREGIAILDEALAVADRHTTES from the coding sequence ATGACCGACACCCTCACCGGGCTGGCCGGAGCGTCGGAGGAGCAGGTCCGCCGCGACGACCGCGCCCACGTCTTCCACTCCTGGTCGGCCCAGGGCCTGATCGACCCGCTGCCCATCGCCTCCGCCGAGGGCTCCTGGTTCACCGACTACGCCGGCAAGCGCTACCTCGACTTCTCGAGCCAGCTGGTCAACGTCAACATCGGCTACCAGCACCCCAAGCTGGTCGCCGCCATCCAGGAGCAGGCGGCACGGATGACAACGGTCAGCCCGGCGTTCGCCAACGACGCCCGCTCCGAGGCGGCCCGTCTCATCGCCGAGATCGCCCCCGGCGACCTGAACATGGTGTTCTTCACCAACGGCGGTGCCGAGGCCAACGAGAACGCGCTGCGCATGGCCCGCCTGCACACCGGGCGGCACAAGGTGCTCGCGGCCTACCGCAGCTACCACGGCGCCACCGCCGGCGCGATCGCCCTCACCGGCGACCCCCGCCGCTGGCCGTCGGAGCCCGGTATGCCGGGTGTGGTGCGCTACTGGGGCCCGTACCCCTACCGCTCGGCCTTCCACGCGACGACCGAGGCGGAGGAGGGCGAGCGCGCCCTCCAGCACCTGCGCGACGTGCTCATGGTCGAGGGACCGCAGACGGTGGCCGCGATCATCCTGGAGACCGTCGTCGGCACCAACGGCATCCTCGTGCCGCCGCCCGGCTACCTCCAGGGCGTCCGCGAGATCTGCGACGAGTTCGGGATCGTCATGATCGCCGACGAGGTCATGGCCGGCTTCGGCCGCTGCGGCGAGTGGTTCGCCGTCGACCGCTGGGGCGTCACGCCCGACCTCATCACCTTCGCCAAGGGCGTGAACTCCGGCTACGTCCCGCTCGGCGGCGTCGTCATCTCCGACCCGATCGCGGCCACCTTCTCGGAGCGGCCCTACCCCGGGGGCCTGACGTACTCCGGCCACCCGCTCGCCTGCGCGTCCGCCGTCGCGTCGATCGGCATCTTCCGCGAGGAGGGCATCATCGAGCACGCCCGCACCCTCGGCGAGGAGGTCATCGGCCCCGAGCTGCGGGCGCTGGCCGAGCGGCATCCCTCGGTGGGCGAGGTGCGTGGGCTCGGTGTGTTCTGGGCCCTCGAGCTGGTGCGCGACCGGCGCACCCGCGAGCCGCTCGTTCCGTTCAACGCCGCCGGCCCGGACGCCGCTCCGATGAACGAGTTCGCCGCCGCCTGCAAGGAGCGGGGGCTGTGGCCGTTCACCCACTTCAACCGCACCCACGTGGTGCCGCCGTGCACCACGACGGCCGACGAGGTGCGCGAGGGCATCGCGATCCTCGACGAGGCGCTCGCAGTCGCAGACCGCCACACCACCGAGAGCTGA
- a CDS encoding CoA-acylating methylmalonate-semialdehyde dehydrogenase, producing the protein MTGTTTRISHWIDGSESTGTSGRTAPVFNPATGQQTAEVDLASAAEVDAVVAKAAAAAREWRTSSLSRRSAVLFAFRELLHARSDELAAIITAEHGKVLSDAAGEIARGLENVEFATGVPQLLKGGFSEQAATGVDVYNIRQPLGVVAGITPFNFPAMVPLWMCANAIACGNAFILKPSEKDPSASLFLARLWKEAGLPDGVFTVLQGDKEAVDAILTHPGISAVSFVGSTPIAKYIYETGTAHGKRVQALGGAKNHALVLPDADVDMAADAVVSAAYGAAGERCMALSVAVAVGDVADPLVDAIAVRLPKLTIGDGAQPGTDMGPLITREHRDKVAGYIDAGEQAGATVVVDGRESDVPKDGFFLGTTLLDNVTPEMTVYTDEIFGPVLGVVRVDTYEEGVALINANRYANGTAIFTRDGGAARQFQFDVEVGMVGINVPIPVPVAYYSFGGWKDSLFGDTHMYGPEGINFYTRGKVVTSRWPDPATSSVDLGFPRTR; encoded by the coding sequence ATGACTGGCACGACCACCCGCATCTCCCACTGGATCGACGGCAGCGAGAGCACCGGCACCTCCGGCCGCACCGCCCCCGTCTTCAACCCCGCCACCGGTCAGCAGACCGCCGAGGTCGACCTCGCGAGTGCTGCCGAGGTCGACGCGGTCGTCGCGAAGGCCGCCGCCGCCGCGCGCGAGTGGCGCACCTCGTCGCTGTCGAGGCGCTCGGCCGTGCTCTTCGCCTTCCGCGAGCTGCTGCACGCCCGCTCCGACGAGCTGGCCGCGATCATCACCGCCGAGCACGGCAAGGTGCTCTCCGACGCCGCCGGGGAGATCGCCCGAGGCCTGGAGAACGTCGAGTTCGCGACCGGCGTCCCCCAGCTGCTCAAGGGCGGGTTCTCCGAGCAGGCTGCCACCGGCGTGGACGTCTACAACATCCGCCAGCCGCTCGGCGTGGTCGCCGGCATCACCCCCTTCAACTTCCCCGCGATGGTGCCGCTGTGGATGTGCGCCAACGCCATCGCCTGCGGCAACGCCTTCATCCTCAAGCCCAGCGAGAAGGACCCCTCGGCGTCGCTCTTCCTCGCCCGCCTCTGGAAGGAGGCCGGCCTGCCGGACGGCGTCTTCACCGTGCTCCAGGGCGACAAGGAGGCGGTCGATGCGATCCTCACGCACCCGGGCATCTCCGCGGTGAGCTTCGTCGGCTCGACTCCGATCGCCAAGTACATCTACGAGACCGGCACCGCCCACGGCAAGCGGGTGCAGGCGCTCGGTGGTGCGAAGAACCACGCGCTGGTGCTGCCCGACGCCGACGTCGACATGGCTGCCGACGCCGTGGTCTCCGCCGCCTACGGCGCGGCCGGCGAGCGCTGCATGGCCCTCTCCGTCGCGGTCGCCGTCGGGGACGTCGCCGACCCGCTCGTCGACGCGATCGCGGTGCGGCTGCCGAAGCTGACCATCGGCGACGGCGCGCAGCCCGGCACGGACATGGGCCCCCTCATCACCCGGGAGCACCGCGACAAGGTGGCCGGCTACATCGACGCCGGGGAGCAGGCCGGTGCCACCGTCGTCGTGGACGGGCGCGAGAGCGACGTGCCGAAGGACGGCTTCTTCCTGGGCACCACGCTGCTCGACAACGTGACCCCCGAGATGACCGTCTACACCGACGAGATCTTCGGCCCCGTACTCGGCGTCGTGCGCGTCGACACCTACGAGGAGGGCGTCGCGCTCATCAACGCCAACCGGTACGCCAACGGCACCGCGATCTTCACCCGCGACGGCGGCGCCGCCCGCCAGTTCCAGTTCGACGTGGAGGTCGGCATGGTCGGCATCAACGTGCCGATCCCCGTGCCGGTCGCCTACTACTCCTTCGGCGGCTGGAAGGACTCCCTCTTCGGCGACACGCACATGTACGGCCCGGAGGGCATCAACTTCTACACCCGCGGCAAGGTCGTCACCTCGCGCTGGCCCGATCCGGCCACCTCGTCGGTCGACCTCGGCTTCCCGCGCACGCGCTAG
- a CDS encoding aminotransferase class I/II-fold pyridoxal phosphate-dependent enzyme, which yields MKAVLSAIEQHLDEPSARGLAQAVATLIREGALQPGDRLPPIRTVASELALSPTTVSSAWSRLARAGAVRTDGRRGTTVADHSTPGASRYQQALERPATFARDLSTGVPDAALLPSLTRALASLTTAGTPGSYLDEPVLPELAEVLMAHWPYAVERLAVVDGAMDGLELVARTALRFGDRVVVEHPCFPPLVDMLESVGVQLVPVPVDDEGLSPDGLREALAPPVAAVFLQPRAQNPTGVTMTERRARQLVDLLDRTSALVVEDDSAGATVSGDTVSLGRWRPGHTAYIRSFSKSHGPDLRLAALSAPPDLLRALEARRQVGQGWSSRLLQRILLSLLTDEVALEEVERAADEYARRRALVVAALARHGVEVGGTEGINIWVPVHDETAAVVRLASAGIGVTPGSPFTLLPGDGDHVRVTVGLVRDGHDEIAEAIAAAARTSGWRPNAR from the coding sequence GTGAAGGCTGTCCTCTCCGCCATCGAGCAGCACCTCGACGAGCCCAGCGCCCGAGGTCTCGCGCAGGCGGTCGCCACCCTGATCCGCGAGGGTGCGCTCCAGCCGGGCGACCGGCTCCCCCCGATCCGCACGGTGGCGTCCGAGCTCGCGCTGTCGCCGACCACCGTCAGCTCGGCCTGGAGCCGGCTCGCCCGCGCCGGAGCCGTGCGCACCGACGGCCGGCGCGGCACCACGGTCGCCGACCACTCCACCCCGGGTGCCAGCCGCTACCAGCAGGCCCTCGAACGCCCAGCCACCTTCGCCCGTGACCTCTCCACCGGGGTGCCCGACGCCGCCCTGCTGCCCAGCCTCACGCGCGCGCTCGCCTCGCTCACGACCGCGGGCACACCGGGAAGCTACCTCGACGAACCGGTGCTGCCCGAGCTCGCCGAGGTGCTCATGGCCCATTGGCCGTATGCCGTGGAGCGCCTCGCCGTCGTCGACGGCGCCATGGACGGCCTGGAGCTGGTGGCCCGCACCGCGTTGCGGTTCGGTGACCGCGTCGTGGTCGAGCACCCATGCTTCCCGCCGCTGGTCGACATGCTGGAGTCGGTCGGCGTCCAGCTCGTGCCCGTGCCCGTCGACGACGAGGGCCTCTCGCCCGACGGGCTGCGCGAGGCCCTCGCCCCGCCGGTGGCCGCGGTCTTCCTCCAGCCCCGGGCGCAGAACCCGACCGGCGTGACGATGACCGAGCGGCGGGCCCGCCAGCTGGTCGACCTGCTCGACCGCACGAGCGCCCTGGTGGTCGAGGACGACTCTGCCGGCGCGACGGTCAGCGGAGACACGGTGAGCCTCGGTCGCTGGCGACCGGGCCACACGGCATACATCAGGTCGTTCTCCAAGTCCCACGGCCCGGACCTGCGGCTCGCGGCGCTCAGCGCGCCGCCCGACCTCCTGCGCGCGCTGGAGGCGCGCCGGCAGGTGGGCCAGGGCTGGAGCAGCCGCCTGCTGCAGCGCATCCTGCTGAGCCTGCTCACCGACGAGGTCGCCCTCGAGGAGGTGGAGCGCGCCGCCGACGAGTACGCCCGGCGACGGGCGCTGGTCGTCGCCGCACTGGCACGGCACGGCGTGGAGGTCGGGGGCACCGAGGGCATCAACATCTGGGTGCCGGTGCACGACGAGACCGCGGCGGTGGTGCGGCTGGCGAGCGCCGGGATCGGGGTGACACCCGGGTCGCCCTTCACGCTGCTGCCCGGTGACGGCGACCACGTCCGCGTGACGGTGGGGCTGGTGCGCGACGGCCACGACGAGATCGCCGAGGCCATCGCGGCCGCCGCCCGCACCTCCGGCTGGCGCCCGAACGCCCGCTAG
- a CDS encoding DUF1918 domain-containing protein gives MKAQKGDRIVLAGEQVDRPTRDGEILEVRGKDGAPPYLVRWSDGHTGLLYPGPGSVLRIGAGHGEGEAAPTPEAPHKPVKEWQVRVSIFESADDTTAKVVLVADSPETLTASGESHRSEDDTPATRIGDEVAVARALRHLADELLDTATHDIEAATGETDVFVRPR, from the coding sequence ATGAAGGCGCAGAAGGGTGATCGCATCGTTCTCGCGGGCGAGCAGGTGGACCGGCCAACCCGTGACGGCGAGATCCTCGAGGTACGCGGAAAGGACGGAGCGCCGCCCTACCTCGTGCGGTGGAGCGACGGGCACACCGGGCTGCTCTACCCCGGTCCCGGATCAGTGCTGCGAATCGGCGCGGGCCATGGCGAGGGCGAGGCGGCCCCGACCCCCGAGGCACCACACAAGCCCGTGAAGGAGTGGCAGGTCCGCGTGTCGATCTTCGAGTCCGCAGACGACACCACCGCCAAGGTCGTGCTGGTCGCCGACTCCCCGGAGACGCTGACCGCGAGCGGCGAGAGCCACCGCAGCGAGGACGACACGCCAGCCACCCGGATCGGCGACGAGGTGGCCGTGGCCCGGGCGCTGCGGCACCTGGCCGACGAGCTGCTGGACACGGCGACCCACGACATCGAGGCCGCGACCGGCGAGACGGACGTCTTCGTGCGGCCGCGGTAG
- a CDS encoding alpha/beta fold hydrolase translates to MRWVLWLVALCVVLVAAVHVGGGLYFATRIEAGALASDPGRPMPAFDDARVVTVSGSRVQLRRGVDAGPSFDAPATYGLAWEGGTGMVGPATRNPDGTVTRPLKVLQGTAPFPRQGAALDRAVWMGDPPQAFPLAKMDVSVAGLPAWYFPAGPGAVGTVAIFVHGQNGTRNDALRFATAAVPAGTPVLAITYRNDLGAPKDPSGRLQHGRTEWRDLESAVDWALQQGARHVVLVGQSMGGAIVASFLERSTRRHVVSGIILEAPMLSLGSVVEHGAQDALPGGRAVPTSVLWTAQQIAARSYDLDWKAVDYLDDTDWLRIRTLLIQGADDPVVPLSLAQRLHGSKPQLVSLEVFPGAQHLESWNADAKRYASVVREYLTLATPKPGS, encoded by the coding sequence GTGAGGTGGGTGCTCTGGCTGGTGGCGCTGTGCGTCGTGCTCGTCGCGGCGGTCCACGTGGGCGGGGGCCTGTACTTCGCCACTCGCATCGAGGCCGGGGCACTGGCCTCGGACCCGGGTCGGCCGATGCCCGCGTTCGACGACGCGCGGGTGGTCACGGTGAGCGGATCGCGGGTCCAGCTGCGCAGGGGGGTCGACGCCGGTCCGAGCTTCGACGCCCCGGCCACCTACGGCCTGGCCTGGGAGGGCGGCACCGGCATGGTCGGCCCGGCGACGCGCAACCCCGACGGCACGGTGACGCGCCCGCTGAAGGTGCTGCAGGGCACCGCGCCCTTCCCCCGTCAGGGTGCCGCCCTCGACCGGGCCGTGTGGATGGGCGACCCGCCACAGGCCTTCCCCCTGGCGAAGATGGACGTCTCCGTGGCGGGCCTGCCCGCCTGGTACTTCCCGGCCGGGCCCGGCGCGGTCGGCACGGTTGCCATCTTCGTGCACGGCCAGAACGGCACCCGCAACGACGCACTGCGCTTCGCCACCGCAGCCGTTCCCGCCGGAACCCCGGTCCTCGCCATCACCTACCGGAACGACCTCGGCGCACCCAAGGACCCCTCGGGGCGCCTCCAGCACGGCCGCACGGAGTGGCGCGACCTCGAGTCCGCCGTCGACTGGGCCCTGCAGCAGGGTGCCCGGCACGTCGTGCTGGTCGGGCAGTCGATGGGCGGGGCCATCGTGGCGTCCTTCCTGGAGAGGTCCACCCGGCGCCACGTCGTCTCGGGCATCATCCTCGAGGCACCGATGCTGTCCCTGGGGTCGGTCGTGGAGCACGGGGCGCAGGACGCCCTTCCCGGCGGTCGGGCCGTCCCCACCTCGGTGCTCTGGACCGCCCAGCAGATCGCCGCGCGGAGCTACGACCTCGACTGGAAGGCCGTCGACTACCTCGACGACACCGACTGGCTGCGCATCCGCACCCTCCTCATCCAGGGCGCCGACGACCCCGTCGTGCCCCTGTCGCTCGCGCAACGGCTGCACGGGTCCAAGCCGCAGCTGGTGAGCCTCGAGGTGTTCCCGGGCGCGCAGCACCTCGAGTCGTGGAACGCGGATGCGAAACGCTACGCCTCCGTTGTCCGCGAGTACCTCACGCTGGCGACCCCGAAGCCGGGCAGCTGA
- a CDS encoding MFS transporter — MSTEPATGTAAQEDAGSRRLSLLLAMAMFVLVVDTSLMNVSISAVIEDLDTTASGVQSAIALEALVSAAFILISSKLGDLMGRKRAYVLGLLAYAVGALAMTLAQGLTAIIVFWAVIGGLGASLLLPAMQSLIHGNFSGPAQKKAYALVGASAAIAAAFGPLLGGFVTTYLSWRVGFALEVVIILLVLSQIRLVRDVAYTGPRKIDVVGALLSVVGMGGVVLGILVWQEGGEFVGLLMGVGAVALAVLARWLIRRKRAQQVALLDPDLFRHANFTAGISGQLLQQVALGGAMIALPLFFQMTLEYSAMLAGLSLAPLSLTMFAAALVAGRKAGDRRPAAVIRAGFLLVSVGVLLIIPLVPRVDSGWWLVIPLMVAGCGLGLLVSQLNNYTLAPVTEERVSEAAGVNSAAGSFGLSFGLAMAGGLMLAALSVSFTARTESSSVIPPAQQAQIAAALDENAQVMSNTALDQRITGQPPPVEEEVLAINDDARNLSLQVALAVPLLAGLLGLANSFRMMRLPDLKPAAPIEGVDLG, encoded by the coding sequence ATGAGCACCGAGCCAGCCACGGGTACCGCAGCCCAGGAGGACGCGGGCAGCCGCCGACTGAGCCTGCTGCTGGCCATGGCGATGTTCGTCCTCGTCGTCGACACGTCGCTGATGAACGTGTCGATCTCCGCGGTCATCGAGGACCTGGACACCACCGCGAGCGGGGTCCAGTCCGCCATCGCGCTCGAGGCACTGGTCTCCGCGGCCTTCATCCTCATCAGCAGCAAGCTGGGCGACCTGATGGGCCGGAAGCGGGCCTACGTGCTGGGGCTGCTCGCCTACGCCGTCGGCGCGCTCGCCATGACCCTCGCGCAAGGCCTGACCGCCATCATCGTGTTCTGGGCGGTGATCGGCGGACTCGGCGCGTCGCTGCTGCTCCCGGCCATGCAGTCCCTCATCCACGGCAACTTCAGCGGTCCGGCACAGAAGAAGGCGTATGCCCTCGTCGGTGCGTCGGCAGCGATCGCCGCCGCGTTCGGCCCGCTGCTCGGCGGCTTCGTGACGACCTACCTGTCGTGGCGGGTGGGGTTCGCGCTGGAGGTCGTCATCATCCTGCTCGTCCTGAGCCAGATCCGGTTGGTCCGCGACGTCGCCTACACCGGCCCCCGCAAGATCGACGTGGTCGGCGCCCTGCTGTCGGTCGTCGGCATGGGCGGGGTGGTGCTCGGCATCCTCGTCTGGCAGGAGGGCGGCGAGTTCGTCGGGCTGCTGATGGGCGTGGGCGCCGTGGCACTGGCCGTGCTCGCCCGCTGGCTCATCCGTCGGAAGCGCGCGCAGCAGGTGGCACTGCTCGACCCAGACCTGTTCCGGCACGCGAACTTCACCGCGGGGATCTCCGGCCAGCTGCTCCAGCAGGTCGCCCTCGGCGGCGCCATGATCGCGCTGCCGCTCTTCTTCCAGATGACGCTGGAGTACAGCGCGATGCTGGCCGGGCTCTCGCTGGCGCCCCTGTCGCTGACGATGTTCGCAGCAGCGTTGGTGGCGGGCCGGAAGGCGGGCGACAGGCGCCCGGCCGCGGTCATCCGGGCCGGCTTCCTCCTGGTGAGCGTGGGGGTGCTGCTCATCATCCCGCTGGTCCCACGGGTGGACAGCGGCTGGTGGCTGGTGATCCCGTTGATGGTCGCCGGCTGCGGCCTGGGCCTGCTGGTGTCCCAGCTCAACAACTACACGCTGGCCCCGGTGACGGAGGAGCGGGTCAGCGAGGCCGCCGGGGTGAACTCGGCCGCCGGGTCCTTCGGGCTCTCCTTCGGTCTCGCCATGGCCGGCGGGCTGATGCTCGCCGCGCTGTCGGTCAGCTTCACCGCCAGGACCGAGAGCAGCTCGGTCATCCCGCCGGCGCAGCAGGCGCAGATCGCCGCCGCGCTCGACGAGAACGCCCAGGTGATGAGCAACACCGCGCTCGACCAGCGGATCACCGGGCAGCCACCGCCGGTGGAGGAGGAGGTCCTGGCGATCAACGACGACGCGCGGAACCTCTCGCTCCAGGTCGCCCTTGCCGTGCCCCTGCTCGCCGGCCTGCTCGGGCTCGCCAACTCGTTCCGCATGATGCGCCTGCCCGACCTGAAGCCGGCGGCCCCCATCGAAGGGGTGGACCTCGGGTGA
- a CDS encoding DUF6328 family protein — MEAAVDDYTREHESEAEKLDRNWNELLQELRVSQTGVQVLTGFLLTLPLQPTFADISTLERNLYVAAISLSILATGLLVAPVSMHRVLFRKRRKESLVEAGSWVAKAGLVALALASATVAAFVFSLVFTESVGIWVGLGTLTIFTLAWLVLPLAMRVPDRD, encoded by the coding sequence GTGGAGGCAGCAGTGGACGACTACACCCGCGAGCACGAGAGCGAGGCGGAGAAGCTCGACCGCAACTGGAACGAGCTGCTGCAGGAGCTGCGCGTGTCGCAGACGGGGGTGCAGGTGCTCACCGGCTTCCTGCTCACACTGCCGCTGCAGCCGACCTTCGCCGACATCAGCACCCTCGAGCGCAACCTCTATGTGGCGGCCATCAGCCTGAGCATCCTGGCCACCGGGCTCCTCGTCGCCCCGGTCAGCATGCACCGGGTGCTCTTCCGCAAGCGCCGCAAGGAGTCACTCGTCGAGGCGGGCAGCTGGGTCGCCAAGGCGGGTCTGGTCGCCTTGGCGCTCGCGAGCGCCACCGTCGCCGCCTTCGTCTTCAGCCTGGTCTTCACGGAGTCGGTCGGCATCTGGGTCGGCCTCGGGACCCTGACCATCTTCACCCTCGCCTGGCTCGTGCTCCCCTTGGCCATGCGGGTGCCCGACCGCGACTGA
- a CDS encoding YtxH domain-containing protein, whose translation MSFVLGAAAGYILGAKAGQKRYEQIKGRATELWSSDSVQAKVETARQTVMDQAPVVADKIGGVAKSATSAVREKVSGEDLPPTLHRGTDGHLHADTTGFGPGPGKLP comes from the coding sequence GTGTCCTTCGTCCTCGGCGCCGCCGCCGGCTACATCCTCGGCGCGAAGGCCGGGCAGAAGCGCTACGAGCAGATCAAGGGACGGGCCACCGAGCTGTGGTCCAGCGACTCGGTCCAGGCCAAGGTCGAGACAGCCAGGCAGACCGTGATGGACCAGGCCCCCGTGGTGGCCGACAAGATCGGCGGAGTGGCCAAGAGCGCCACGTCTGCGGTGAGGGAGAAGGTGAGCGGCGAGGACCTGCCCCCCACCCTGCACCGGGGCACCGACGGCCACCTGCACGCCGACACCACCGGCTTCGGCCCGGGTCCGGGCAAGCTGCCCTGA
- the cysE gene encoding serine O-acetyltransferase: MTLLRSLLATAREDLDAALDRDPATTSRLEMALASPGLHAIWAHRLAHQLWQRPGLKVVARLMSQLSRSLTGVEIHPGAVIGRRFFIDHGMGVVIGETAEVGDDVMIYHGVTLGGRSLRREKRHPTVGSRVTIGAGARILGPVYIGDDVQIGANSVVVKDIPAGAIATGVPAVVRFPKGKEDPYEALFKDPAIWI, encoded by the coding sequence GTGACGCTGCTCCGCAGCCTGCTCGCCACCGCGCGCGAGGACCTCGACGCGGCCCTCGACCGCGACCCCGCCACCACCTCCCGCCTCGAGATGGCGCTGGCCTCGCCCGGCCTGCACGCCATCTGGGCGCACCGGCTCGCCCACCAGCTGTGGCAGCGCCCGGGCCTGAAGGTCGTCGCTCGGCTGATGTCGCAGCTGTCGCGGTCGCTCACCGGCGTCGAGATCCACCCGGGCGCGGTCATCGGCCGCCGGTTCTTCATCGACCACGGCATGGGCGTCGTGATCGGCGAGACGGCCGAGGTGGGCGACGACGTGATGATCTACCACGGCGTGACCCTCGGCGGCCGCTCGTTGCGGCGCGAGAAGCGCCACCCCACGGTCGGCAGCCGCGTGACGATCGGAGCCGGCGCCCGCATCCTCGGCCCGGTCTACATCGGCGACGACGTGCAGATCGGCGCGAACTCGGTGGTGGTCAAGGACATCCCCGCGGGGGCCATCGCGACCGGAGTGCCGGCCGTCGTGCGCTTCCCGAAGGGGAAGGAAGACCCCTACGAGGCGCTGTTCAAGGACCCGGCCATCTGGATCTGA
- the cysK gene encoding cysteine synthase A, with translation MPIYDDVTKLIGNTPLVRINRLIDSDATVAAKLEFYNPASSVKDRIGVSIVDAAERSGELKPGGTIVEATSGNTGIALAMVGAARGYQVVLTMPETMSKERRALLRAYGAELVLTEGALGMKGAVEKANEIAAERGGVLARQFANEANPAIHRETTAEEIWKDTDGQVDIVVAGIGTGGTITGVGQVLKERKPGVQIVAVEPEESAILTGGQPGPHKIQGIGANFIPEILDRDVYDEVIDINADTAVEWARRAAKEEGLLVGISSGAALAAANQVATRPENAGKTIVVVIPSFGERYLSTILFSDLLD, from the coding sequence GTGCCCATCTACGACGACGTCACGAAGCTCATCGGCAACACCCCGCTGGTGCGGATCAACCGCCTGATCGACAGCGACGCCACGGTGGCGGCCAAGCTGGAGTTCTACAACCCGGCCTCCTCGGTCAAGGACCGCATCGGTGTCTCGATCGTCGACGCCGCGGAGCGCTCCGGCGAGCTCAAGCCGGGCGGCACGATCGTCGAGGCCACCTCGGGCAACACCGGCATCGCGCTGGCCATGGTCGGCGCCGCCCGTGGCTACCAGGTCGTGCTCACCATGCCCGAGACGATGTCCAAGGAGCGCCGGGCGCTGCTGCGCGCCTACGGCGCCGAGCTGGTCCTCACCGAGGGTGCGCTGGGCATGAAGGGCGCCGTCGAGAAGGCCAACGAGATCGCGGCCGAGCGCGGGGGCGTCCTCGCGCGCCAGTTCGCCAACGAGGCCAACCCCGCGATCCACCGCGAGACGACGGCCGAGGAGATCTGGAAGGACACCGACGGCCAGGTCGACATCGTCGTGGCGGGCATCGGCACCGGGGGCACCATCACCGGCGTCGGCCAGGTGCTCAAGGAGCGCAAGCCCGGCGTGCAGATCGTCGCCGTCGAGCCCGAGGAGTCGGCCATCCTCACCGGCGGCCAGCCGGGCCCGCACAAGATCCAGGGCATCGGCGCCAACTTCATCCCCGAGATCCTCGACCGTGACGTCTACGACGAGGTCATCGACATCAACGCCGACACCGCGGTCGAGTGGGCCCGCCGCGCGGCCAAGGAGGAGGGTCTGCTCGTGGGCATCTCCTCGGGCGCCGCCCTCGCCGCAGCCAACCAGGTGGCCACGCGCCCGGAGAACGCCGGGAAGACGATCGTCGTGGTGATCCCCTCGTTCGGCGAGCGCTACCTGTCGACCATCCTCTTCTCCGACCTGCTCGACTGA